The DNA window ATGTGGAGTTTACATGCTCTGGTGAAGTTATCTTGTAAATACCCTGAGAATCTGATATGACAAACCCCTAATATAATTCACAAACATTTGAAACTCATATTACTTACTGCACTAGATATGTCTCAGACATGGTATTTATCAATTCATGGAAATCAACTGAGAGATTAGCTTTACCTCAAAATGtagggtatttttgagaaagCCAGTAATAAGATCACGATTAGCATGCATCTTTACACCATTCCAGCTAGAGTATGAGATCATGACAGTTGATACGCCCTTAATTATTGAATCATTGTAGGCAGGCATATGGATACGTAGCAGGTCATCCCAGTTGGCCACTGTATTGTACTCATTGATGCCTCGGATGGTTCCACCATCGCCAACATAATGCTTTGCGCATGCTAAAACATTATTTCTGCGCATAATCCATTCAAAAGGAAGAAATAAAGCAGTGTCTTTTCTATGTTGAGCATATTGTTTAAGCTACaacttaaaattcagcaaagaAATTTAGAATAACTCCCTCAGCTAAATCCCCAGATTCCAAAAGCAATTCCCTTTCagaaaagaaacataaaaaagaagaacCACCACaaggaaatttgaaatttgCTTATCAGACCAATGTGATACAGAAAAAAACATGCTTTAGCATCAATAAGTGCCTCTTAAAGCTTTGACCCTTCTATGAAAGAATTTTAGGCAAAGTTCTCTTTATTGCACCATCTATGAGTTGAAGTAAAGAtgattgaagaagttttcttgctCATATCATCATCGAATAGTCCACCTTGTCAATTTTTGTCTTATGTTGTCAAACGGAACAAGGTAATGTCATTCATATTTGACTGCAATCacaattcttcttatttttgcTTTAAGTCTGCTTTGTTCTTTGTCCTTCTGTAATAAGTTTTAAAATCCAAATAGAGAAAAGTTCTAGACATTAGCAGATTTTCAAATAGATTTGCAGTGAAATGGAGAAAGTCATAGACCTACAAAAACTAAGAAAACACATCTATTAATTTCATCAAATAACTGCCAGAATGAGAGTACAAGACATAAAAACTAGTACAAAACATGAGAATGGCTCTTCATATTCTATAATAGAAAATGGGCAGGCCTCGATAGCTGAAATGCAAGATATTGACATTGTTTGTTGCGAGACATGAAAGGTACAAGTTGTTGAACCATACATTACAGGATGCAACCCTTTCAGTACCATGGAATGCACAGTCTAACTAAAAgctagaaggaaagattgttCAAGTCAAAGATCCATGCACAACATTAATTAAAGGTTATCATTTTGAAAAAACCTGCTATATTAGACACTAAATTCTAAAAGTTGGGATGAATTAGCAACTTAGGACTTTGTTCAGTATTTTGCACACACCAGGATTGAGAAGAAATAATTAGTTTGTACAGAGCTTACTGTCCAGCAATGTAGGGAACACCCTTAGGAGAATCAGGAGGAACATCTCCTTGTAATCCTAGAATAATATCAGTCATTGCTTGAACAACTTGGGGATCTTCACTATAGCTTTCAAAACAGCGACCCCATCTGGGATCTCGACAGACCTGACAAGCAATAAACTTTGAGTAAAGATGACCAGACTTACAAGATTTTAAAGGTAATTTCGGAGAGAAGAtcatttgaataattttattacAGCAACGCAAGGTGCAAAAGAGTACTGTATGCCTGCAGCTCTAACTTCAAGAGCAGTTGCAGCTCCTATCTTCTTGACTAGTAAAGGATCCCTGATACAATTATTGCAGAGTTTAGCATCATACCAGCTGATAATACTTAATCTTCTAGCAAAGTGTCCTAATCCATAATATGGGAAAATAGTGATAGTATGACAACACGTTTCCGAGAGAAGAAAATCCTTTTGCTTTAAGCAACAGGACCAGAAATATTATAAGACCAAGTTGCAGACTAGATCTTCAATTTGAACAGCTATGTTTTCCAGGGTTCTGGAAGGCCAAAATGTAAACTGGTTTTGCACAAAATGTCTTGCAAAAAACCTTTTTCTTTATTGCTTGCAAAAGTAGTTTTGGAATTTTCTCATTCCACTGTTATGTTGGTTCTGTTCTTTGTTTTATCATCTCATTGCAGCAAGTTTGGAAAATTGACATAGGACTTGACTAGAGAAAGGTATAAATAACAGATtcactttgaatttcagaaaGCAACTTATTTCAGAAAATTGACATAGGACTTGCCTAGCTGCTCCAAGACCAATATTATGAGGAAAAACTGTGGCTCCATAGACACCATTGTTTCCGTGAATTGCATCGATCCCATATATGATAGGTATGCCAAGACGTGTTGATAAAGCACCCTTCTGGAATTCGTTCACCATGTCCATCCAGGTCTCAGGAGTAGCCCTGTTAGGTAAAAGAGTTTCCCCACCATTGAACACACTACCTGCTCAAGAAAATCAAAATCTATATGATTTGTTTATAACTAATCAAATACTTGAGCAGACCTCACAGTTTCACAAATCATCATTAAGTGATACTCTATCAAAGAGTAGGTATAACAAAAGTGTGTGATGTTTATACCAATATAGTAGTATCTCACGACTTCAGCTGATGCAACAACGCGCTCAATTTGGGACATTTGACCAATCTTTTCCTCTAGGGTCATCCTGCTCATTAAATCCTTAACTCTCACGTCTACTGGCTGTTTAGGATCTTTATATCTCATGTACTCTGCTTTTGTCTTCACTGTCCAGCAGCACAGGACCAAAATCCCCACCATAAAGAAATGACTCCTTCCCATTCTTACCATCAGCATCCCCTTCACTTCGCAAACTAATGGACGACACATAAAACTCAATTAGATAAATATACCAGCAACATATATGCACGAGATTAAATTTAAGAAAGCAGCAATTTAGGAAGCTAAAAATGTAtccccttttgtttttgattttgtgtgagtgtgtgtgtgggTGGGTGGGTGAGAGGGGGGGCGGTTAAGTCAAAAAATTGGTAATAGCCAAGAGAATAAAAGAACGTGCACAGTGATTGTATTCAAGCATTCCTTCAAGTTACACGAGTTCTTGGCCAGCGACGTCCACTAGAAAATAATCAGAAAAACTGGAAAGCATTCTGAAGTTTAATCTAAACAGAAACGCAAATTCTTGCACGAACATCAAAAGCACTGAACATAATAGAAGGGATAAATTTTAGAGCGAAGAAGTTTTACCATTTGGGCTTCATTCCTTTATTGCAGCAAATGCTTACATATCTAATCCAACTAGAAGCTTATATTGTTAACGCAAGAAGATTAATCCATGGAAACTTACAGTAGCAGAAAAGAGCTGATAATCAAACAGTCCAACAGTGGCACTTCTTCTCCAGTGATGATTCTTGCTTGCAGCTGGCCAAACACCCTCGCAAACAACACCACCAAACGGGTTTGCTGTTAATGCGGAAGAGCATTGAAGTTTGGaagaatagaaaattaaaaagacGATTAGAGCAGCAAGTTCAGCCAAACGtttttagtaaaaaaatatTCGAGTGCAGTAGCTTGTTCCGTGGGCAATTTATAAACAGCACCAAACCAGGCACTGCAAGACATAAAGAATACGGCGCACTATTTGCACTCCGATCCCTGAAAAGTTCAATAATTAGAACACTCTTTGCCTAGCTCGAGACAGTAGAGTACAGTCAGTACACATGACTGGTCCCCCAcgaattttcttttcttttcttttctttttgggataattgcagaaacctcccctgagatttctgacatttgcactgacctcccctatcaATTTTGAAATTGCATTAACCTCCCCTAGAAAAAGTTGGAACTAATTTAAAAGGTAAAAGTGTGTGAAATTACTAGAGTACCCCTATTGGATTTGACTTTACCAGATGAAAAGTTTGAGTACTTTCATCAAAACCAACGTTTAATTTGTTAAacaaattaaactaatcaaactatttctgcatagttaaattaattaactaattaactaattatctaattaactaatcaaactatttcttcatagttaaactaataactaattatctaattgttaatagttattaactaatcaaactatttctacatagttaaactaattaactattaactaattaactaattaattaattaattaattaactaattaactaatttatatttatctaattaactaattaaataattatctaattaactaaagctgttgtctgtccgaaactaacaaactatttgcatgttaaactaattaactgattaactaattatctacttacttaattaactaattaactaatttttgtttatctaattaactaattgtctaattatctaattaactaaagctgttgtctatccgaaactaataaactatttgcatgttaaactaattaactaattaactgcttaactaattatctaattaattaattatctaattaactaatttgaattttactgtaacactttttgaattttacttacaaacattgatgtttttatcataaattaaatgtttgaaagtaaaatatccataaagagccgatactttaaataggtaatgcgtactgcatatagtttaacatgcaaatagtctGTTAATCAGTtagtttgttaattagttaagcaattaattagtttaacatgcaaatagtttgttagtttcagacagacaacaactttagttaattagataattagttaattagtaaattagataaatagaaattagttaattagttaattaattaattagataattagttaatagttaattagataattagttaatagttaattagcttaactattaactaattacataattagttaagcaattgtcaagcaaataataattgtcaagcaagatgagggcaaaattggaagaaatgttttatctcacttctacaaataattttttaatgggACATCAAGCTGTCAGAgaggtttctgcaatgaatTGTTACTGTTCAAGGGAGGTAAATGCAATTTCTAAACCtagaggggaggtcagtgcaaatgtcaaaAATCTCagaggaggtttctgcaattatccctttatttttttcctccaCAGGCGATCGGTCCCCCATTTTGTGCAACGTTTTTGGATATTTCGACTTGTTTAGTGGAAAAAGTCAGCAAGTAAACCTTCACCGCTAGTTTGAGAGttgaggatagaaaagaaaagaagagaaaggttAAGGTTatgtttggattgcaaattactgtagcgatttgatatatgtgagaaaaaaaggtaatagggaaatgtaaTCACGGAAAATGACGTAATTTTCCGACgaaaaatggcaatccaaacaagactAAGTTATGAGAGAAAATATagcataagaaaagaaaataagagatTTTACTGTTATTTGAAAGtttataaaagaaaggaaatgattTTAGACACATTGATCAATAAATATTCCATTCAATGAGTTTTTAAGGATAGAttggacaattttttttaaaaaaaaattagccttTTCATAGCtttcctttgctttttgcctGATTTGGGATGGAAACTTTTTTTTAACCGTAACAAGTATCTTCTTCCTCCCAAGTCAGTCGAattctttttttatatttcaTTAAAACTTTCAAACATGAAAAATACCTATAtttctctttccttcttttcttttttgctcaAATCTCATCTGCCAAACTAGGCATCAGAGCTCAACCCCAAGAACTTTTTgtttccaaacaaataaatataaatatatatcatATCTCTTGAAAGTCTTAACATGGTAAATGATCATTATTCTTAGGTGTATAAAAAACCCCCAACCAACATAAAGAGGGAAGAGGCGTGGGGTTGAGAACAATTTGAATTTTGACCAATTATAGGTAGAGCTgttaaacgagccgagtcgagctcgagcataGGAcaatcgagctcgactcgaacctCTAATCGAGCTAGCTCGAGCTCGCTCGATTAGTAATTCGAGCTTCACAAGGCGCTCGAGATCGACTCGATATATTGGTAGAAAATTCGAGCTCgggctcgaactcgagtttgagATCGAGCGAGCTCATCGAGCtcgaagctcgagctcgagctcgtttACGGGAGACACCACATCAGGTCCTGCCACACTCGTATTTAGCCTAACAAAAGAAGATAAACTTTCCCTGATTTATCATCTCCAATTCAACATTTCCACAACACATCAGTGACCAAAATGTCCAAAACAGATTATCTATCGCGGATCCGTGACGGTACATGAGCTCAATTGCTTTATATACTTGggcaaaataaatataaattaataaaaaagtTTCCATTCACAAATTTTAGTCCAGACAAAGCAAGAAAACTTTACGATCCGGGGACAAACTTGGTGGCATAGACCAGGCATTGTTAGCAACTGGGTTGTCAAGATGGTCCAAGAGATTTTCAAGAGGGCATTTGCCAGTGACAATAGCTTGGACAAAGAAGCCGAACATGGAGAACATTGCAAGCCTTCC is part of the Coffea eugenioides isolate CCC68of chromosome 6, Ceug_1.0, whole genome shotgun sequence genome and encodes:
- the LOC113775764 gene encoding uncharacterized protein LOC113775764 isoform X2, whose amino-acid sequence is MLMVRMGRSHFFMVGILVLCCWTVKTKAEYMRYKDPKQPVDVRVKDLMSRMTLEEKIGQMSQIERVVASAEVVRYYYIGSVFNGGETLLPNRATPETWMDMVNEFQKGALSTRLGIPIIYGIDAIHGNNGVYGATVFPHNIGLGAARDPLLVKKIGAATALEVRAAGIQYSFAPCVAVCRDPRWGRCFESYSEDPQVVQAMTDIILGLQGDVPPDSPKGVPYIAGQNNVLACAKHYVGDGGTIRGINEYNTVANWDDLLRIHMPAYNDSIIKGVSTVMISYSSWNGVKMHANRDLITGFLKNTLHFEMMIAYNYTEFIDGLTYLVNNSFISMSRIDDAVRRILRVKFMMGLFEYPFPDYSMIKYLGSQEHRELAREAVRRSLVLLKNGRFEDEPLLPLPKHASRILVAGSHANDIGNQCGGWTMSWHGQSGNTTIGTTVLTAIRNTIHPKTEVIFEENPGSAFVKSSKFSYAIVVVGEVPYSETYGDSLNLTIPEPGPSTIRNVCGSVKCVVVLITGRPVVIQPYLDQIDALVAAWLPGTEGQGVADVLFGDYGFSGKLPRTWFKTVDQLPMNVGDPHYDPLFPFGFGLTTKPSEAHYSY
- the LOC113775764 gene encoding uncharacterized protein LOC113775764 isoform X1 — its product is MLMVRMGRSHFFMVGILVLCCWTVKTKAEYMRYKDPKQPVDVRVKDLMSRMTLEEKIGQMSQIERVVASAEVVRYYYIGSVFNGGETLLPNRATPETWMDMVNEFQKGALSTRLGIPIIYGIDAIHGNNGVYGATVFPHNIGLGAARDPLLVKKIGAATALEVRAAGIQYSFAPCVAVCRDPRWGRCFESYSEDPQVVQAMTDIILGLQGDVPPDSPKGVPYIAGQNNVLACAKHYVGDGGTIRGINEYNTVANWDDLLRIHMPAYNDSIIKGVSTVMISYSSWNGVKMHANRDLITGFLKNTLHFEGFVISDSQGIYKITSPEHVNSTYSILVGVNAGIDMMMIAYNYTEFIDGLTYLVNNSFISMSRIDDAVRRILRVKFMMGLFEYPFPDYSMIKYLGSQEHRELAREAVRRSLVLLKNGRFEDEPLLPLPKHASRILVAGSHANDIGNQCGGWTMSWHGQSGNTTIGTTVLTAIRNTIHPKTEVIFEENPGSAFVKSSKFSYAIVVVGEVPYSETYGDSLNLTIPEPGPSTIRNVCGSVKCVVVLITGRPVVIQPYLDQIDALVAAWLPGTEGQGVADVLFGDYGFSGKLPRTWFKTVDQLPMNVGDPHYDPLFPFGFGLTTKPSEAHYSY